TCCACACGGTACCACACTTTCCCATCCAGCGCCGCCGTGAGGTTTCCGCCGCCACCTCCGACGGTGAAGTTTCCGCGCTTGGTGGCCTTCTTCTTGTGGCCCTGGTAGAACCTTTCCACGGTGGCGTTGCCGAGGGGGCGCGTGGTGTTCACGCTCTCGAAGACTCTGAAGGAGAGGAGAACGTCGTCGTATTGGATGCCCTTGTCCTTGTTCTCATTGGCGAGCTTGAGAGCGAAGACTATTGTGGCGTTTTTGTTGTGAGTGGAATTGGAACTGGAATTTAGGGTTTTGTTGAGGGCAGGAACGTAAATGTAGTCGAGGTAGCATTTAGGTTCGTCCACGCGGAGACTCAGCCAGAGGAAGAGCGCAGTGAGGCCTATGGCTATTAGGAAGCCGATGCAGCGCGAGCAGCAGTTGTCGTGCTTCGGCGCCATCTACGGTGGTTGGCCGGAATAtcgagaagagaaagaaagagtgtTGCTTGTTTTGATGATGTTGTGTTTCGTTTTATTTCTGGGTTTGGGAAGTTTCCATGTGTTCTTAGATCTTATTGCTTCAACGAAAGTAGCAACCTTTTAATTCATTCATTAATACGACTATACGAGttgttgtaaaaatatattgtatcATGTTCATTTTGTACTTTTTACCGGAAGGTTGTTGGATTCGTCAatgcaaattcaaatttcctagGTACTAATaagatttttgaagaaaaaaataaaattagcattttaaaagaattaatatttgaaaacaaatatatatgtcACTTTTAAATGTAGTACCACTATCTAACttttatgattgaaattaattattgcagaaattttttaaaattatttgtatcatctacttaAAATAAATGTATGTCAAACGACCTAAATCAAGTTTAAtagttttagttttgaaaaaatattaaatataggtAACCATAGTTGAATGTTTTAATGATGTAAAAAAGAATTtgcttaataataattataatcataaaaaagggaagaatATGAATATAGAATACATGAATttttaatgatgatgatgtcaaAACAAACGAAAAACATTATTTCAAGATTAATATAAGATTGTTTCAATAGAACTTTACACAGAGTGGATGGagtgggttacttgaggacTGAATTTGTATGGAAAGTTGTTGAACCAAttgagtttatatttttttcttcccttgtcttattttgtcttgcatgtttaaagaatattattagATTGATTGTTGTTTCTTGTTCTACATCATTgagaaaaagattaaaaattagttgatgaaacttaattcacccctccTCTTAGATCACTTGTTTAACAATCATTTGTCATTCTATTATTTATTACTCTTTAATAtgactatttaaatttataatataagaataaataactatatgtacaaaattattaattatgtgcgttcgtaaaaattaaattgctaGTAATAACTATACTtgttatattttcatttctaaattttacttaaatttaataacACTAAAAGAAAGTTGCCCGTGATACCAACACTTTTAACTGCACACACAAACTTAAACACTAGATTAAACTTCAAGGTTGTTCTTAGAATAAGGAACCTAAAGCCCTGCTTTAGAACTCGAAACTTGTTTttacttattagtatatatatatatcaactagCAACTTTTTAACCATTTccatctatttttatctttattttaaattgagttttaatattattttaaaga
The nucleotide sequence above comes from Glycine soja cultivar W05 chromosome 11, ASM419377v2, whole genome shotgun sequence. Encoded proteins:
- the LOC114377564 gene encoding protein NDR1-like, whose amino-acid sequence is MAPKHDNCCSRCIGFLIAIGLTALFLWLSLRVDEPKCYLDYIYVPALNKTLNSSSNSTHNKNATIVFALKLANENKDKGIQYDDVLLSFRVFESVNTTRPLGNATVERFYQGHKKKATKRGNFTVGGGGGNLTAALDGKVWYRVDYATAVKYKIIFWYTKRHRLWGGANVEIGELGTKVNRKAVRLGGKNPVVIESSASKLSGRYRAPLLLPFAYLLACGLS